TGCCTAATAAATGATCAAAATTGAGACGCGCAGTGTTAAGACTTTCCCTCCACATCCGACTCGACCCGCCCTATATTGATTGCAACAACAAGCAGCCTTGAAGCGCAGGTAAATGAGCAATTCCGGACGTAAAAAGCCGCCATTGGTGGCCGAAAAGCGCTTTAACAAGGCGCCATCAGCAAAGGCGAAGCCCAAGGCAAAGCCCAAGCCGCGCGCGACCAAACGCAAGGCCGCCTCCAAAAAGCGCGGCATCATCGGTTGGATTCTTTTTCCATTCGTCTGGACCGTTCGCCTGATCTGGCGCCTCACTTGGCGGATCACCGCCGTTGGGGCTATCCTGCTGGCAGCGGCAGTGGCCTACACCTATGCGCAGCTCCCGCCAGTGGAGCAACTGCTGGACGGCCGAACCCGGGGCTCCGTCACCCTTCTGGATCGGGAGAACGTCGTCTTCGCGTGGCGTGGTGACAATTTCGGCGGCGCCATCCGCGCTGAATCCGTCGCCCCTGCCCTGAAAAACGCCGTGGTCGCCACCGAGGACAAGCGATTCAACTGGCATTTGGGCATCTCTCCGCGCGGTATCGCTTCTGCGATGCGTATCAACATGCGCGAGGGCCGGAAACCGTGGAAGGGCAATGGCGGATCCACCCTGACACAGCAGACCGCCAAGCTCCTGTGTCTTGGTGTAAATTTTGATCCGGCCAAGTGGAAGAACGAGACTGAATACGAGGCCGATTGTCGCCGCACAACGCTCGCACGCAAGGGCAAGGAAGCGCTGTATGCGCTTGCGATGGAAGCCAAGTACTCCAAGAACGACATCCTATCGGTCTACCTGAACCGCGCCTATTTGGGCGGCGGGGCGCGCGGGTTCGAAGCCGCAGCACAGGTTTATTTCGGCAAACACGCCGCCCAAGTCAGCGTTCCCGAAGCGGCCATGCTTGCGGGACTGCTAAAGGCCCCGTCCGTGTATTCCCCCACCAACGATCTGCAACGCGCGCAGGATCGGGCGGCGACAGTCCTAAAACTGATGCGTGAGCAGGGGTACATCACTTCATCCGATGAAGCGGCCGCAAACGCGGCACCTGCAACCCTGTCGAAAGCAGCACAAGCCAGAGCCGGTGGCTACTTCGTTGACTGGGTCATGGACACAGCGCCTGACTTTTTGGCGAATGACACCACTGAAGACGTTATCATCCGGTCCACCTTCGACACGCGTCTGCAACGTGCCGCTGAGGACGCGCTGGATTACATATTTGAGAACAAGGTTCGCGAAGGGTCCAAAGCACAGGCCGCCATCGTAGTGATGTCCGCTGACGGGGCGGTGCGGGCCATGGTCGGCGGGCGCCAGTCCAAGGTTTCCGGTGCCTTCAACCGCGCGGTGCAGGCGAAGCGTCAAACGGGCTCTGCCTTCAAGCCGTTTGTTTACGCGGCCGCTATGGATCTGGGCTTCCAGTATGACTCGGTCGTCGAGGACGCGAAGTATTGCATTAACATTCCGGGTTCGGGCAATTGGTGTCCGGAAAACTACACCCGCGACTTCAAAGGCGAGATGACGCTGACCGACGCGCTGGCGCAGTCCATCAACACTGTCGCGGTGAAAGTGTCCGAAGAAGTTGGGCGCGACCAGGTTCGCGCTGTAGCTGAAGAATTCGGGATAGATAACGAACTCGCCGACGGTCCTGCGCTGGCGCTTGGCGCATCAGAAAGCAGCCTTCTGGAGATGACGGGGGCCTATGCTGGCATTCTGAACGGCGGGCGGGCTGTGTCCCCTTATGGCATCAGGGAACTTCGCCTGAAGGGGGATAGCGATGCGCTGATCGGTCAGGATGGCGGTTTTGGCGAGCGTGTTATTACCGAGGATGCTGCTCGGCAACTCACCTACATGATGTACCGTGTGGTCAATGACGGCACCGGACGCCGCGCCAAACTGGACGACCGCGAGGTCGCGGGCAAAACAGGCACCACCAGCGCTGCCAAGGACGCTTGGTTCATAGGCTTCACTGCGCAATATGTCGTCGGAGTCTGGATGGGCTATGACGACAACACCCCGCTAAAGGGTGTGACCGGCGGAGGATTGCCGGCGGACATCTGGAAAGAGACCATGACGCGGGTGACCGCAGGACTTCCCGCAGAGCCTTTGCCAATGATCCGCCCCGCAACACCGCCGCGCGTGACCCGTCCTGAGCCCGTGCAGCAGCAGCCCCGTGTAGCACAAAGCCCGCGTGGCAATTCTCAAGGTCAGCAGAATCTGGAAAATGTGACCGAGCAGATCATCCGTGACGTGGGCAATCTGCTCGGGAAACTGTTAGGCGGAAATTAGCCCAGCTTTTTGAGGTCGGCGGTCAACGCGCCGATATCACCACGACGCTTGTCCAGCATTGCGCCTATTTCGGCACGCTCGGACGTCAGGGTGTTCACGCCTTCGATCACAATGTTGAAAATCTTCGGGCTACCGGATTTGTCTGAAACCAACCAAGTCACCTTGAACGGCGCAGAGCCGCGCAGCTTGGCGGTGGATTGAACCTCGACGTTGCTTTTTGCGCTGCGCGAGCCTTCGACGATGATCTGACCGCCCACGAACTCGTTGAAACGCCTGCCATATTTGCGTGTGAAATAGCCTTTGAAGGCGTCCACAAACGCAGCGACTTCGGCATTGCTTGCAGTGCGACGTGCGGGCCCAAGCGTCGTGAGCGCGATGATATTCACGTCCGCATACCGTTCGAAAACACGCTGGAAGTCGCGCAGTATCGCGCTTTCGGATTTGCCAGAAGCGATGATCTTGTTGATGTCAGCCACAGCGCTTTCGACCAGATTCTCAGCAGCAGAACCCGACAGGGCAAAGGCAGGAAGTGGCAGCGTCAGTGCGGCAAGGCTTGCGACAAACGCACGGCGAGAAAAAGTATTATTCATTACCATAGACGTCCTCATAGGGGTCAATATAGTCCGGCTGCACCCCGCCTGACAGCTTGAAGCGCCGGTTTTGAAGATAGAGAAGCTGCGCCTGAGCGTAGCTGTCTTCGCTCTCATATAGGACCGAGTCTACCAAATCTGAATAGCGGTAGCGATCACCAAAACGTGCAGCAACACTTGCAGCCGATCCAGCACTGCGCAGCGGACCTTCGACAGCAAAATTGAGAGGGTTCATCAGCAGATCGACCACACGACCCGCGGCATGTCGCTCAGTCGAAGGGCCAACGATGGGCAGTTCCAGATACGCGCCTTCGGGCGCACCCCAGACATAAAGGGTCTCACCGAAATCGGTTCTTCGGTTTTCCAAACCTGCATTCGTCGCCACATCCAACACACCGCCCAAACCGAATGTCGTGTTCACCAGAAAGCGGAAG
Above is a window of Litoreibacter janthinus DNA encoding:
- a CDS encoding transglycosylase domain-containing protein; translated protein: MSNSGRKKPPLVAEKRFNKAPSAKAKPKAKPKPRATKRKAASKKRGIIGWILFPFVWTVRLIWRLTWRITAVGAILLAAAVAYTYAQLPPVEQLLDGRTRGSVTLLDRENVVFAWRGDNFGGAIRAESVAPALKNAVVATEDKRFNWHLGISPRGIASAMRINMREGRKPWKGNGGSTLTQQTAKLLCLGVNFDPAKWKNETEYEADCRRTTLARKGKEALYALAMEAKYSKNDILSVYLNRAYLGGGARGFEAAAQVYFGKHAAQVSVPEAAMLAGLLKAPSVYSPTNDLQRAQDRAATVLKLMREQGYITSSDEAAANAAPATLSKAAQARAGGYFVDWVMDTAPDFLANDTTEDVIIRSTFDTRLQRAAEDALDYIFENKVREGSKAQAAIVVMSADGAVRAMVGGRQSKVSGAFNRAVQAKRQTGSAFKPFVYAAAMDLGFQYDSVVEDAKYCINIPGSGNWCPENYTRDFKGEMTLTDALAQSINTVAVKVSEEVGRDQVRAVAEEFGIDNELADGPALALGASESSLLEMTGAYAGILNGGRAVSPYGIRELRLKGDSDALIGQDGGFGERVITEDAARQLTYMMYRVVNDGTGRRAKLDDREVAGKTGTTSAAKDAWFIGFTAQYVVGVWMGYDDNTPLKGVTGGGLPADIWKETMTRVTAGLPAEPLPMIRPATPPRVTRPEPVQQQPRVAQSPRGNSQGQQNLENVTEQIIRDVGNLLGKLLGGN
- a CDS encoding MlaC/ttg2D family ABC transporter substrate-binding protein codes for the protein MNNTFSRRAFVASLAALTLPLPAFALSGSAAENLVESAVADINKIIASGKSESAILRDFQRVFERYADVNIIALTTLGPARRTASNAEVAAFVDAFKGYFTRKYGRRFNEFVGGQIIVEGSRSAKSNVEVQSTAKLRGSAPFKVTWLVSDKSGSPKIFNIVIEGVNTLTSERAEIGAMLDKRRGDIGALTADLKKLG
- a CDS encoding MlaA family lipoprotein, with the protein product MNSLLHSFSKRACAVLVAVAVAGCASAPIETGINDPIEAQNRDTHASNRALDKAIVRPASNGYGSVVPSPVRTGVSNFASNLNLPGQVLNNLLQFRIENAGHNTFRFLVNTTFGLGGVLDVATNAGLENRRTDFGETLYVWGAPEGAYLELPIVGPSTERHAAGRVVDLLMNPLNFAVEGPLRSAGSAASVAARFGDRYRYSDLVDSVLYESEDSYAQAQLLYLQNRRFKLSGGVQPDYIDPYEDVYGNE